ATTGGAGAAGAGGCGAAGCACGAAAACTGTTTCCGGGTCAGGCATCGCGCTCACCTTTTTCCTGGGCTGGAGTCGCGGCTGGCTTGGCCGGCTCCGGGCTTGCATTCGGCTGGGGCTTCGGCATGCGGGATTTCCGCCTCGCCCAGTTCATCGGGTTCTTTATGTTGCAGGCCGCGACGCAATAGCCGTAGGCGGATACAGAAGAACAGCTCGGCATGCGGTATCCTTTCTTCCGCGCGTGCTCTATCTGGTACGTGCTCACTTTCTCGTCGTAATCCGGCGCGTTGGAGAATATCTTGAGCATGTCCCCGGTGGAAACTCCTGCGTTTATTAAGTAGACCGCGAGAAGCCACCTTCCGGAATGCCCCACGTTCTCGTGCTTCCTGAGCATTTCCAGTATGGCTTCCACACACGGCGGGTTGTCCCCTTCCTTGAAGGATATCTTCTGGGGCTCTATTTTCGGAAGCAGCGCGTAGAGCTTCTCTGCGAATCTCTTTATCGCAGGAGGCACGCTCTGCGTCTCGGGTATGCGCTCCGAGTATTTTTTTACTGCCTCTTCCATGAGCCTGAGGCGCTCGTGCGAGGTTATGGGAACGCGGCCTGCGCTCAGCTCCCTGGAGACCAATTTGTAGTGGACGTCTTTAGGGGCGTACATCAGGAAATCCGCGACGTCCACTGTGAATTTGCCGGATTCTGATGATATTGCATCCATGCCCAGGTCCTTGGCCAGGAGCTCCACGTTCTCCTCGCTCTCTGAACCCAAATAGGCGAACGTCTTCTTCGCTTCTGCGACCGCGTACCTGCTGGAAAGGAAGCGGTTGCGCATGTGCGAGAGAATCATGCGCGCGGCTGCGTAGGAAATTATCTCCTCTATCGCGTCTTCCTCGTGGATGAACACTTTCCTCTTTATCTCCCCGCCGAGCGCGGATTTCAGGCGCTCGAAGCCCAGCTCGGCCATCTCTTCGCTGACTTCCACGCTCCGCGCCTTCATGAGCTCCTTGGCAGATGAAGTGAACGGATAGCGGGCTGCGAAAGTGTAATCGCTCAAGAAGTAGGCCATGGAATTATGTCGCTCCGGGGCTTAAAAATACTTTCCCTTCTCGAATTTCCTGTACGCCTCGGGGAGCGTTTGCGCAAGGTCGGAGGCGCAGAAATTGAATCCGAAATCCTTGAGGAGCAGATTGCCTGCAATGCCGTTTATGCATGCGCCTGCGAGCGCCGATTCGAATGCTGGGTTTTTGCAGTACAGCGCCGCGACCAGGCCTGCGAGCACGTCCCCTGTGCCCCCTTTGGTCATGCCTTGGTTGTGCACGCTGTTGGTGCGCGTCATATGTTCGTCGCTCACCACGTCCGGGGTCCCTTTCCGCAGGATGGTGCATTTGTATTTTTTAGCCATCGCAGCCACGTTCTTTTCGCTCGCTTCGGCTCCGAAGTAGCGCTCGAATTCCAGCTTGTGCGGAGTTATTATGAATCTGGAATCCAGGTCGCGCACAG
The Candidatus Micrarchaeia archaeon genome window above contains:
- a CDS encoding NAD(P)H-hydrate dehydratase, with translation MGKKFSLHKPEKDSHKGQNGKLLIIGGSAAYSGSAIFSILAARRFVDLLYFHPGDDCPFLLQAVKAIPEAIAVYDLEKIAEVDCVLFGGGMGNSEFNAGLLRAAKKVVLDAEGFNYMPVRDLDSRFIITPHKLEFERYFGAEASEKNVAAMAKKYKCTILRKGTPDVVSDEHMTRTNSVHNQGMTKGGTGDVLAGLVAALYCKNPAFESALAGACINGIAGNLLLKDFGFNFCASDLAQTLPEAYRKFEKGKYF